From one Flavobacterium sp. N502536 genomic stretch:
- a CDS encoding THUMP domain-containing class I SAM-dependent RNA methyltransferase, producing MEENFRMIAKCFFGFEEILENELRALGAQDVEKGVRMVSFKGDKGFMYKANLSLRTALKVLKPIYSFRANNEQALYKGISGVNWSKLLNANQTFVIDATVHSTYFNHSEFVSQKCKDAIVDQFRERTGQRPSIDKAFPDLRINVHIDKDQVSVALDTSGNSLHQRGYRTATNIAPINEVLAAGVLLLSGWEGQSHFLDPMCGSGTFLAEAAMIACNIPANINRKEFAFEKWKDWDNDLFDQIVNSLMKKTKEFHYTIKGFDKAPSAVSKAKDNIRNANLEDYVTISEDNFFDTEKAVEGKLHMVFNPPYDERLDIHMEEFYKSIGDTLKKSYPGTNAWFITANLEALKFVGLKPSRKIKLFNGSLEARLVKYEMYEGSKRTKFQVNE from the coding sequence ATGGAAGAAAATTTTAGAATGATAGCCAAATGTTTTTTTGGTTTTGAAGAAATATTAGAGAATGAATTGCGTGCTCTTGGTGCTCAGGATGTCGAAAAAGGAGTACGAATGGTAAGTTTTAAAGGAGATAAGGGTTTTATGTACAAAGCCAATTTATCGCTTCGTACAGCGCTTAAAGTTTTAAAACCTATTTATTCGTTCAGAGCCAATAACGAACAGGCTTTGTACAAAGGAATCTCAGGTGTAAACTGGTCAAAACTGTTAAATGCCAATCAGACTTTTGTGATCGATGCAACAGTACATTCAACTTATTTTAACCACTCTGAATTTGTTTCTCAAAAATGTAAAGATGCTATTGTAGATCAGTTTAGAGAAAGAACCGGACAGCGTCCGAGTATCGATAAAGCTTTTCCTGATTTAAGAATCAATGTGCATATCGATAAAGATCAGGTTTCGGTAGCACTGGATACTTCCGGAAATTCACTGCATCAACGTGGTTACAGAACTGCGACGAATATTGCGCCAATCAACGAAGTTTTGGCGGCAGGAGTATTATTATTGTCAGGATGGGAAGGGCAAAGTCACTTTTTAGACCCAATGTGTGGTTCGGGGACCTTTTTGGCCGAAGCTGCTATGATCGCTTGTAATATTCCGGCGAATATTAACCGTAAAGAATTTGCATTCGAAAAATGGAAAGACTGGGATAATGATCTTTTCGATCAGATTGTAAACAGTCTGATGAAAAAAACAAAAGAATTTCATTATACCATAAAAGGTTTTGACAAAGCACCAAGTGCTGTAAGCAAAGCCAAAGACAATATCAGAAATGCCAATTTGGAGGATTATGTTACCATAAGTGAAGACAACTTTTTTGATACAGAAAAAGCTGTGGAAGGAAAGCTACACATGGTTTTCAACCCACCTTATGACGAGCGTTTAGATATTCATATGGAGGAATTCTATAAAAGCATAGGAGATACTCTAAAGAAAAGCTATCCAGGAACAAATGCCTGGTTTATTACAGCAAATCTGGAAGCCCTGAAATTTGTAGGCCTAAAACCATCCCGAAAAATTAAACTTTTCAACGGAAGCCTTGAAGCACGTTTGGTAAAATACGAAATGTACGAGGGAAGTAAGAGAACGAAATTTCAAGTTAACGAATAG
- a CDS encoding aspartate/glutamate racemase family protein, protein MRVIGLIGGISWVSTADYYKLINEGINDKLGGLNFSECLIYSFNYADIKKNNDANDWDSTFKMLLKGCQFLQQGGAEAIVLCANTMHLIADRLEEAIDIPIIHIATATAVEIQKKEVKKVGLLGTKFTMELDFFKDKLAANGIETIIPKNDADRDFMHTTIFEELGRGLVTEATKKRYLEIANQLIEEGAEGIILGCTEIPLVIKPEDVTVPVFDTTLIHSVAAVEFQLS, encoded by the coding sequence ATGAGGGTAATTGGACTTATAGGCGGAATTAGCTGGGTTTCTACAGCAGATTATTACAAACTTATAAACGAGGGAATTAATGATAAGCTGGGAGGGCTTAATTTCTCAGAGTGTCTGATTTATTCTTTCAATTATGCTGATATTAAAAAAAATAACGATGCCAACGACTGGGATTCGACTTTTAAGATGCTTTTAAAAGGATGTCAGTTTCTTCAGCAGGGTGGAGCCGAAGCTATTGTTTTGTGCGCTAATACCATGCATTTAATTGCTGATCGGTTAGAAGAAGCTATCGACATACCAATCATTCATATTGCAACGGCAACCGCAGTAGAAATTCAGAAGAAGGAAGTTAAAAAAGTAGGTTTATTGGGAACTAAGTTCACCATGGAACTCGATTTTTTTAAAGATAAATTAGCTGCAAACGGAATTGAAACGATTATTCCGAAAAATGATGCCGACCGGGATTTCATGCACACCACAATTTTTGAAGAGTTGGGGAGAGGTTTGGTAACCGAGGCAACTAAAAAACGTTATCTGGAAATTGCCAATCAATTGATCGAAGAGGGTGCGGAGGGAATTATTTTAGGTTGTACCGAAATTCCTTTAGTGATAAAACCCGAAGATGTTACTGTCCCCGTTTTTGATACCACATTAATTCACTCGGTGGCTGCAGTTGAATTTCAATTGTCCTAA
- a CDS encoding DUF6048 family protein, translating to MKHTLRSIFSICLLFSMFLGQSQETSTTTVTKEKPKSQAAKPAIQETKRDSIKTDRYGLRVGVDLYKLTRGLYDKNYKGIEVTGDFRLTKKYYLAAELGFEDKTTDDDRLNSTTTGTYIKGGFDYNLYQNWLDMENLITIGLRGGFSTFSQQLNTYKIYNPNPYWGEQPAIASGEKYNGLTAGWAEVALGIKAKVFNNVFVGFGVQLKLLVANQKPSGFDNLYIPGFNRTYDGSFGIGFNYTVSYFIPLYKKKTIIPELIKKETIRK from the coding sequence ATGAAACACACATTGAGATCTATTTTTAGTATTTGCTTATTGTTTTCAATGTTTTTGGGTCAGTCTCAGGAAACATCAACCACAACAGTAACAAAAGAAAAACCGAAGTCACAAGCGGCCAAACCTGCTATTCAGGAAACCAAACGAGACAGTATCAAAACAGATCGCTACGGACTTCGCGTAGGAGTTGATTTGTACAAATTAACCCGCGGACTGTACGATAAAAACTACAAAGGTATTGAGGTTACAGGTGATTTTCGTCTGACAAAAAAATACTATCTGGCTGCCGAGCTTGGTTTTGAAGATAAAACCACAGATGACGACCGATTAAATTCAACCACGACCGGAACTTATATTAAAGGAGGTTTTGACTACAATTTGTATCAAAACTGGCTGGACATGGAAAATTTAATTACAATAGGTTTGCGAGGCGGTTTCAGTACTTTTAGTCAGCAACTGAATACGTATAAGATTTACAATCCAAATCCGTATTGGGGAGAACAGCCGGCAATTGCTTCCGGTGAAAAATACAATGGTCTTACAGCAGGTTGGGCTGAAGTTGCATTGGGAATAAAAGCAAAAGTTTTTAACAATGTGTTTGTTGGTTTTGGGGTTCAACTGAAACTTTTAGTTGCCAACCAAAAACCTTCCGGATTTGATAATCTATATATCCCGGGTTTTAACAGAACGTATGACGGTAGTTTCGGAATTGGTTTTAACTATACCGTTTCTTACTTCATTCCGCTTTATAAGAAAAAGACAATCATTCCTGAATTAATAAAAAAGGAAACGATTAGAAAATAA
- a CDS encoding DUF6452 family protein, translated as MKKIISLLLIFTFGLSSCEKDDICDANTPTTPRLVITFYKDSEPTQKQNVKDLMVIGGAEGDNKGIVFNKSITDEKDLTRYVTNSNTVSIPLRTDQNTTTYRFVYNSLTTNLAAKNTDVITFNYTHQNVYVSRACGFKTTFTLPEINPFVKTDPTGDGAWIKQIFVKQFNVELENETHIEIYF; from the coding sequence ATGAAAAAAATAATCTCTCTTTTATTAATCTTTACTTTTGGTCTGTCCAGTTGTGAGAAAGATGACATTTGCGATGCCAACACTCCCACTACTCCAAGATTAGTGATTACATTTTACAAAGACAGTGAACCCACTCAAAAACAAAATGTAAAAGATCTGATGGTTATTGGAGGAGCAGAGGGAGATAACAAAGGAATTGTTTTTAATAAAAGCATAACAGACGAAAAAGATCTTACAAGATATGTAACCAATTCAAACACTGTTTCAATACCTTTGAGAACAGATCAGAATACTACAACATATCGATTCGTTTATAACTCTTTAACCACCAATCTGGCGGCTAAAAACACCGATGTTATCACTTTTAATTACACACATCAAAATGTTTACGTATCAAGAGCCTGTGGTTTTAAGACCACTTTTACTCTTCCCGAAATAAACCCTTTCGTAAAAACAGATCCGACAGGTGACGGAGCATGGATCAAACAGATTTTTGTAAAGCAATTTAATGTTGAACTTGAAAATGAAACACACATTGAGATCTATTTTTAG